Below is a window of Narcine bancroftii isolate sNarBan1 chromosome 13, sNarBan1.hap1, whole genome shotgun sequence DNA.
TCTGGAAAACTAATACAAACTCATCTACCTCCCTACACTTGAGAAGATTGAGGCCAACAATGAGATGGAGGGAACAGCCCACCACCTTAATGGGAAGGGTCAACTGCATAAAGATGAAGGTGATGTAGGAACTCCAATGCCTCTTCCAATCTTTGCCAATTCCACTACCACAATCTTTTATTAAGGTGCTGAATGGCAATAtgaggaaatttatttggaatgagAAAGTACCCAGAATAGCCTtgaaaaaactgacatgggactacagcTTGGGTTGAAGGGGGGAGTCTAAGGTTGcctgatctcaagaaatattgTCTAGCAGCTCAATCGAGGTTCCTTGCATCCTTTTTTGAGGAAGGGGACCACCCACTTGGGTGGAAATGGGACTGAACTCAATGGGGTGAGGATGGCAAAGGATTTCATATACAATAGGATGCcaaattaatagcaaaaaaaaactccatactAAATATCTGATTAAAATCTGGCATGAGATCAATTAATATATTTGAAAGAAAGTGAAAATATTGCCTAAGGCACCACCGATTCAAACTGAATTAATGCCCATGAACAACGGCAATAAAAAATCCTGGAGATTTGGAACCAGCAGGGGATCATCATATTGAGGACTGCAATGAAGGAAGAAAGATTATATCTTTCAAGCATTATGAGACCTTTCACTGTTTCCTCCAATTAAGATAAGGTACAGGTGGGGGCCCACAATAACCCCACCTACACGCAGTGAGGTTGAGGGGTTACTTTGACTGGGAAACGCACGCAAATTTATATCAAGAATGTACTTGGTGCTCCAAGGTGAAAGCCCCAAAcagatcaaaagaaagatgggagtcagacgtGGGCATTACAATTGACGAGAGAAGTTGGTCAGACTGGTGTAAAGACAGTGTAACCACAATGATCAACTCTAGATACAGTCTGGTCCAATACAAATTTCTGCACCTGctctacctcacaccacaaaaaatcCACAAGGCAAAACCAGAGGTGCCAGAAACTTGATTAAGGTGTAAAGTGGAGCAGAAAACATTCGTTCATGCAACCTGGTCCAGCACTAAGGATTTGGCCGACACCCTATCTAGAATACGGAAGGTAAACTTCACACCAGATCCAACGTTGCATCTACTAGGGAACCTTACGGACATAagctacaaattaaccaaattccaaatttaattcatatttatATCTTTGGCTAGAGCAAAAATAATGCATAGCGATGACCtgaaagtctgactcccctctccaTATCAGCATGTGGATTACAGAGATGCAtagctgtattcccatggaaaaaattatgtataatctTAGAAACTGACACGTCACCTTcattaaaatatggcagccatatctgaagTACACAGGAGCACGACTGTAGCCACACCCCGATAAAAAGACACAGATTCCCCGATAGAAGGATCAAGAAAAGTAGCTACACAAGGGGGTGGCTCTACAGCTTCTATGAATATACTCTGGAAACGCCGACCCCACACCCAGcctctccttcctttcttttctatttttttttctctcttggaaTCTTAATGATGTATTCTCCTGGCTTAATAAGGGAAAatcaaaaattttattttttttaaaaacacatcgcCTTTAATTGTTTGAAGTGAGCCAAAACCCTCTTTCTCTTGATCTATCTGTTTAAACCATTAACGTTAAAACAAAACATCTCATCCATATTGATTTAGAGACAAATATTGCACAGTAATAGTCACAGTAAATAATTAAACAATCTCGTGATCTCTTcccttttaataaaaaaaagtgcaaagtctctgttctgacagtgacgTAAACAAGAAACCTGGAGGCCCCCAGAAAAAGCCTGTGGAAATCTCCAGGGATGAGGAAGAAGAACCCTACCCTAAAGCTCCATCTTTAAAACAAATCCCTCCTGATGTCATTACCCCCCTTAGACCTTGCTGCTACTTTATTCAACATTTCCCCGAGCTCTCCGCAAAGATCAATAAAATTAACATTGATAAATATCAGATGACTCAAAAAAAATCTTTAGTCCACAAAATATAATCTTCATAAAGTTCTCTTCCAAAGTCATTTTTCTTCTGAAAGTCCATGAACAAATTCTCTACCTCTTGCTTTATTTTGCAAATTTGGTGGTTGCCTTCCGACACCTCCAGCCATAAAATCACCAAGTAAACCACAGAGTACCCAAAATTCTTCACCTGGAACTGTCATTACTAAAAAGCTTCCCAGTAAGTGTGAGCTGCAAACTTAATGATAATGCCTTGTGAAAGAGACCTCTTAGATGTGATAGGGTAGCGATACTATGAACCGATTCATTTGAAGATTGATAGACTTTGACCAATTGGGAACCGTCAAAATAAGCTGCCTGGGAATTCACCTCAGTGACCACAAGCTCCCACCGTACTCAACAGGCTTACTGCCAGTTTTGAGGACCCGAATCCCAACCTATTGTCTCTTGGATTTAGTGGATGAAACCATTCACTTGAAACTTTTAGAAAGGGTATTGACTATATTCAATATTCAGCTCCTCCTTCAGGGTTTGGAACCCTGACCACAAAGGCACGGaaaccatcccctcccccctccaaggACTAGAAacctccccaccccaacccccaccaagGGCTCAGaacccctccccatccaaacCAAGAGTTcagaccccctcctcctcccaccaaGGGCTCAGAGCCCCCCAAGGGCTCGGAGTCCCTCACCCTGTCCCAAGGGCTcagaacacccccccccaccatcccttcCCCCAGGGCAGCGAACACCACCCCTTTCTGCCAGGGCTCCGACCAACCCCCAACTCCTGCCAGGTCTCCGACCAACCCCCACCCTACCGGGTCTCCGACCAACCCCCACCCTACCGGGTCTCCGACCAACCCCCACCCTACCGGGGCTCTGACCAACTCCCCTCCCACCGGGGCAACAACCAACCCACCATCTCCCGGGGGCTCTGACCCCCCCATCTCGCAGAGATCCAAACAACCCCTCCGACCATCCCTACTGCCAGAAATGTTGGACACACCACCCCCTCCCAGGTCTCTGAACACCTTTTCACCAGGGCAACAACTCCCTACCTCAGCCGGAGCTCAGACACCTCCTCCACGAGAGGTCTGAACGCCCTGCCACCAACAGGGCTgggatcccctcccctccccaccccaccccaaccccagggATCAAAactgtcccccctcccctcttccaggGCTTAAAccacctcccctcctctccccagggCTCTGACCCTCACCTCCCTGTCCTCCAACCCCATTCCCCAGGGGCTCGGAacacctccctctcccctcccccaaggGCTCAGAATACCTCCCCCCCAAGGGCTcggagccccctccccccccccgccctcccccccaaGGGCTcggagccccctcccccccccgccctcccccccaaGGGCTcggagccccctccccccccccgccctcccccccaaGGGCTcggagccccctcccccccccgccctcccccccaaGGGCTcggagccccctcccccccccgccctcccccccaaGGGCTcggagccccctcccccccccgccctcccccccccgccctcccccccaaGGGCTcggagccccctcccccccccgccctcccccccaaGGGCTcggagccccctcccccccccgccctcccccccaaGGGCTcggagccccctcccccccccgccctcccccccaaGGGCTcggagccccctcccccccccgccctcccccccaaGGGCTcggagccccctcccccccccgccctcccccccaaGGGCTcggagccccctccccccccccgccctcccccccaaGGGCTcggagccccctcccccccccgccctcccccccaaGGGCTcggagccccctcccccccccgccctcccccccaaGGGCTcggagccccctcccccccccgccctcccccccaaGGGCTcggagccccctccccccccccgccctcccccccaaGGGCTcggagccccctcccccccccgccctcccccccaaGGGCTcggagccccctcccccccccgccctcccccccaaGGGCTcggagccccctcccccccccgccctcccccccaaGGGCTcggagccccctcccccccccgccctcccccccaaGGGCTcggagccccctcccccccccgccctcccccccaaGGGCTcggagccccctcccccccccgccctcccccccaaGGGCTcggagccccctcccccccccgccctcccccccaaGGGCTcggagccccctcccccccccgccctcccccccaaGGGCTcggagccccctcccccccccgccctcccccccaaGGGCTcggagccccctcccccccccgccctcccccccaaGGGCTcggagccccctcccccccccgccctcccccccaaGGGCTcggagccccctcccccccccgccctcccccccaaGGGCTcggagccccctcccccccccgccctcccccccaaGGGCTcggagccccctcccccccaagggctcggagccccctcccccccaagggctcggagccccctcccccccaagggctcggagccccctcccccccaagggctcggagccccctcccccccaagggctcggagccccctcccccccaagggctcggagccccctcccccccaagggctcggagccccctcccccccaagggctcggagccccctcccccccaagggctcggagccccctcccccccctcccccgagacCTATTTTCCCGCCGGTCAGTGCGGACGCGCGGTTTCCATGGTAACTAAGGCCTGGTGAGGACGTTGGTCGCGACAGCAACCAGTACGGTTCAATGGTCGAGGTGGAGCAGGGgcgctctctcctctctcacccccagcCCGTTCCTCTCCCGCCGCCACTTCTCTCCACTCACCGTCCGGGTGACAGTGCGGCCCGTATCCATGCGCCTGCGCATTGGAACCCTTCAACTGCGTACGGATCACTTTCTGCCGCGCATTGAATTCTGGGGGATAAGGTGCCCATTGATGGCTTGAAAATCTTGATTATTCAGGTAATAAGTAAAATCACGAAAATCTTCGgatgctgtggttgaagtaaaagaaaatcagcaggtcaaacagcgtcggAACACAAAGACAGAGAGGCAAAAGccggggacagcagcaatgagggggaggagtggggatgTAAAGACTGGGGAAGGggaaaaaggcgagcaggtttagcagaaagcagggaAGTCAATGTGGCTGGAAAGTGACCAGACGGAAAATgacgtgttgttcctccaatttgcgggtggtctgcgtgggatagtacacaaagccatggacagacacgtgtgactcagatttgaaatggttcGACAACTGGGAGGTAGCGGAGGTGCAAGATGGTGCTCGTCATCTGTCTGTGTTCGGCTGAAGTTGCTACAGAATGCTTTAAAAACAATGATGAAACAAAATAGCTAGAACCTGACATATAATTCAAATAAAGGCTTAATTCCGTAAATTCCTTATTGTAAAATCTGCTCATAACACTATTTGAATGGGATACCATTATCTGCTGAAGAATGCTGTCTCAGCGAATAAAATACAATTCCAAATTTGGAAAACTTCGATCAGTCTGAATTCCATATGTCTCTTATTATATTACACACAGTGAATGGGCACTCAGAGCAAAGCAGTAGCAAGCAGAACACTACTGCGTTCTGCCTCCCCTGTCCTGGATGAAAGTAATAAATGCTGTTCTGTTTAACTAATTTGTTAAATGTATTTTGTAACAAGGGAACAAACTTaacagtggaggggaagccacatttgtggaagaaggcagcttTAGCCTTTAACCTCATCTTGGAAACAGATGTGGCAGAGGTGGAGAAagtgagagaagggaatggaatcctcacaggacaaaccaaggtagggcatacACAAATGAATGTTAGGGCACTGGGGAGtgcttttgacctgagagccaggaggactaccttccagaccaccccattctagcgttccacttgcccattgcctctcggattatagcttgtcgtgcgactggtcgcgatgcaCTCGCCGTCGCTCAGGAAGTGTAGTAAAGGTCGTTGTGAGAATTAAAGGGTTTGTAGTACgtctcctgagatagagacacagagatccagaaaggagagagtgttatgggagatggaccaggtgagtttgagatcaaggTGAAAATTGGCTGCAAGGTGATGAAGCTGACAAACTCAAGGATCAGAACTCCaaatatggtctcaccaatgtcttattcaatCTCACCATAATCTTcccactcctgtactcaatactttgatttatgaaagccaatgtgccaaatgctttctttacaaactatgatgacactttcagggaattatgtatctgtattcccagatccctttattcctccgCACTCCCCAGTGCCCTACCATCCATTGTGTATgcccttccttggtttgtcctttcaaaatgcaacacctcacacacttgtctgtattaaattccatctgccatttttctggtccattctcccagttggtccagatccctctgcaagctttgaaagccttcctcgctgtccacaacacctccaatcttaatgtcatcaggaaacttgctgatccaatttcccacattataatccagatcactgatttagacaacaaacaacaatggtcccagcatcgatcTCTGAGGCAtcccactcatcacaggcctctagtctgagaagcaatcatccactaacaCTTTCTGTCTTCTCctacacagccaattttgaatccagtttacaacctccccATGGATGAACCTTCTAAACTAGCCTCCCatttaggaccttgtcaaatattttgctaaagtccatgaagacatcattcacagcctttccttcatctactttcttggtaaccttgaaaaactctcttaagatttgttaaacacgacctaccatgcataaagccatgctgactatccttaatcagcccttgcctgtccaaatacttgtatatctgatctctcagaaccttacctactactgatgtaggctcactggcctgtaatttcttgGTCTACTTTTAGAAGCTTTTCTAATCAACAGAACAACATAAGCAACCTCCAATCATCTGGCACCTtgcccgtggctaaggacattttaagcaTTTCTGCAAAgcccctcaaggtccgagggaatatcatatcaggCCCAGGGAATTTATCAACCTTTATTtcctgtaaggcagcaagcaccccCTCTTTAATCTCTAAATGTTCCATAACACttttgtttgtttcccttcctttcatgagtaaatactgatgttaaagaaaactgtttaagatctccccccatctcgtgaggctccatgcatagacaaccactctgattttctaggatccaattttgtcccttacaatcCTTTTACTctacatacttgtagaaacccttcgggtttaccttcacattatctgcgaAAGCagcctcatgccttctttttgccttcttgatttcttcttacattttctaaactcttctagtacctcatttgctccttgtgtggtgcactgttcaccagaatcagacacacacaaagataaagactgtacaacaggctttaatccacaaagacatccacagagccaggctggctgtggctgcagcaactctgagtgaggcctcgggaggccggtgcaggcttatatcctggagggtgactgATACCTGaccggtggggcttgatccattaaggccgactgattgacagccggccaggtgttgtcctgaccccttatactcctgcaagtacagaggttgcctcctgcagtgtcccaccacattcacccccttctttaaaattgtcccgggggaggggggggcagtaacaaggaatcacacccattatgtacatacaatatttacaggttgagacgattcagCGGCTGCTGggatctctgtgaccgtcgtaggactggctcctggtcactggtcagaggggaagttgaGGGGGGGGAGGCTGGCGGCAGGGGcatgtgtggctggtgtggtgccgcatggaggggtggccaggggggccgggGTCAACGTATGCGGGtcttattggatgggtggggggtcgGGTTCATTTCTTAaagctgaagtgggcccctggtggtcaaggaggccctaaATGCCCCGTAACtacctggggacggggatgtatgcctggtcagcatcgtcctgggctggagggtggcgtggtgtggtgggtgctcctgttggtgccaggtccctggttgaaacggtgtcctccctgccactgccgaacctaacataggtgtagttatggtttgcatgaaggaggaagacttgctcgaccagggcttcggccttgtgtgtatgtgtttacgcagaagcaccggtcccagggacatgagccatgctgggagcgACATTccgtcgccgacctcctggggaatgagaacaggcgtTCATGAGtggtctcgttggtagctgtgcacagcagtgaccgaatgacATAGATTGCCTCAgacagggcgtcctgccagtactcaatggccaACCCTTTTGACCTGAAAGCCAGGAGAACTGTcatccagaccaccccattctcgcattccacttgccAATTGCCTCTCGAATTATAGCTTGTCATGCGAATGGTCGTGATGCCCCTCGCCGACGCTCATGAAACtggacccccggtcgctgtggatgtagccggggtagccaaacatggtgaaaatctgccccaaggccctgatgacggtggctgtggaggtgttcagacaagggatggtgaaaagaagtgtgagtactcgtccactaccgtgaggaagtagacatttcgtTTCGTGGAAGACAGGGGCCGTTTGACAtccatgccgagatgctcgaaaggccgagtagcctttacaacatgggcctgggggggtgggtggaaggaaCGGGGTTTATACTCCACACAGAcctgacaggcctcggtcatgtccctgatggtgtacggcagatttcgggacttaacgaaatggtacaattGGGTGACACCtgaatggcagagggactcatgcaatgtctgcaacctgtcatcatgtatagatgcgcaggtgcgagagaggggatcaggggagtcattaaacttcccggggcggtactggatgtcacagctgtaggttgccagctcgactctccagaaCAGggtcttgtcattcttgatcttgctcttgtgggtagtgttaaacatgaatgccatggcccgctggtccatgaggagcgtgaatctcctgccggccacgTAGTGGTGGCAGTGGCAggggaccgcttccacaatcgcttgGGTGTCCTTTTCAATGgaggagtgccctagctcagagccatcgagggtcctggagaagaaggcgatgtGGCATCCCCCCCCTCCTTGGTTGAGGGTAACAGCGAGGGATACCTCGGagacatcgctctccacctggaaggggaagtcctcatccacagtcTGCATCGTGGCATCCATGATGTCTTGCCTgttgcgggtgaaggctgcctgggcctcaggtgggaggggaatagTTGTGGCTTGGGcaagtgggtggaccttgtccgagaagtgagggacccactgcaagtaataagagaacaggcccaggcacctgtggagggcctttagcgtgggtgggatgggcgcatcctttctggatctgggccgacgactccatgggccacgatgtaccccagaatGGCGAGGCTGTtgatgctaaacacacacttctccttgttgtaagtgaggttcagctccatggccgtctggaggaattttccaggttagcatcatcatcctgctggtcacggccgcatatagtgacgttatccagatatgagaacattgccttcagcttgtgccggtctaccatgcgatccatctcccactggaagacggagaccccattcgtgaccccaaaaggaacccgacggaactggtacaggcgctcatccgcctcaaaggtggtgtagggcttgtccttcaggtggatagggatttgatgatacaccaACTTCatgtcaatcgtggagaaaacccggtagcgggctatctcattgaccatgtcggcaatcctctgcagggggtaggcatccatctGGGTGTACTGATTAATCCACatccatcctcggcttacttccccctttgaccaccaggacttgggctctccaagggctgttactgggctctatatcGCCTTCCGCCAGGAatcgccgcacctccgccttgatgaagtccctgtctggagtgcaatagcgcctactcCTGGCGgtgattggcttgcagcctagcgcaaggtGTGGAAAGAGTGCTGGTGGGGTGATGTGCAGTTTGGAAAGactgcaggttggccggggctggtaggttggcgtgctgtgcaatgtgagaaGAGGTTCGGGCCTCCTGAagacaagggtgacactctgcaggtggcactggaaatccaggcccaggaggagtggtgcacagagtttgggcatgaccaggagcctgaatcctatGTAAGTCTCCCCGCCCACCATTATATCGACTGAGCAGCacctgagggtaccaacagtcttatccttggcggagagggcgatcgagcaggtggtggggtggacctttaaccttagggagtgggccacactctgGTGAATGAAGCTCACGGCACTGCCACTGTCCAGCAGGCACTTTGTTATCTGCCTGTTGACTCGCACATCAATCATCGAGCGCCCAAGATtgtggggaatgtccctggtcagcgtggtggcggccaggacccTCTCGGAGTCGGAGTCATCGCTagctggagggatggggagcgtcaatagggcagcctggtcatcgacCACATTGACCACATCGACATTGGTCGTGATGTGCAGCGTGCGGTAGCCGATGGCCTCCGGAGAcatggtagggcagcctggtcatgtCCCATGTGGACCACGTTACTGTCGATCACTGggtgcggcagctgatggcacccggaggtGCGGGGAGTatcagtagggtggcctggtcatcgcctgtgttgaccacatcgtTCTCAACATGGTTGGGGGCCCTCCATgtcgggcgctgcctggcccaagatggcggcggcatGTGGGGTCCGCTGTGTGGCtggtctccttccccagccatgtccgctgcgctgggggaagtgacgtcatcacgaCCAGTGGCAGTGACGTCGTTACGTCAGCCAGAAATGACATCACGCCGTGAGCCGGAAGAGGGattgctgtagttctcagtgagcggtGCTGGTGAGGgcaggggctggtgcagatgctcggggcacacacCACTGTGACAGTCGAtggcggggccggatgttgcgcGGTCAAAGTCGAAGAAGGGGAAGTCATTGCAGGGACAATGGTGCCACCCGGCACATGCACATTGGAGGGTCTGCGGGGGAGCTGgtgaggtcatagagggccgctgagctgccggcaggtttagagaggcatacgtttgcaaagtggcctttcttgccgcatcaggaacaatactggttcctggctgggcagttttggcgcgatcatcGATCTGACTCACACCAGgaaccacagtacttacaggggcactgGGCGCCTGCCACAGTGACGTTCTCCTCTCCAcctcggcctggggctgcagttgtagtgtgagagggccatgagggagcctgggagaAGCCTGGAATCAAAGGTttcgacgtgcagggctgctgcttccagggtttggaccacttccacagtcctggttagggcatagatattgtctttcagcagcttctgccggatggccctcaagTGTAGCCCTCGGACaaaggcgtcccggatcagcctctcaacctcctctacacctaccctgggttcagccagacacaatcgggccaactcttgcaagtgtcccaggtaagactcagctgttTCCCCAGGTTGCTGGGTCGGGTGTTgtggaggtaccttgcacagaccacattcatggggggcttgtacaagtactcgagagtgtccattgcgctcttgtacgtggagcgatctttggttacctggaaggcacagggacccagctttgactggagtaggaccaacctcttccgattggagtccaggatgtcgccctcgtgtgcctcgatgattaccttgactgcgtgctgccagatctcgaagcgtgtctggagttccaggtggcgtgggtcgactttgaggctccctgtgcacaggagtttttccatagctgccgtgggaaaattttgtggattaaattgtggtgcactgttagccagaatcagacacacacaaagataaaaaccgtacaacaggctttaatccacaaagactttcacagagccaggctggctgtgcctgcagcaactctgag
It encodes the following:
- the LOC138748022 gene encoding uncharacterized protein, producing MQPGPALRIWPTPYLEYGSDVNKKPGGPQKKPVEISRDEEEEPYPKAPSLKQIPPDGSEPPKGSESLTLSQGLRTPPPTIPSPRAANTTPFCQGSDQPPTPARSPTNPHPTGSPTNPHPTGSPTNPHPTGALTNSPPTGATTNPPSPGGSDPPISQRSKQPLRPSLLPEMLDTPPPPRSLNTFSPGQQLPTSAGAQTPPPREGLNHLPSSPQGSDPHLPVLQPHSPGARNTSLSPPPRAQNTSPPRARSPLPPPALPPKGSEPPPPPALPPKGSEPPPPPRPPPQGLGAPSPPRPPPQGLGAPSPPRPPPQGLGAPSPPRPPPPALPPKGSEPPPPPALPPKGSEPPPPPALPPKGSEPPPPPALPPKGSEPPPPPALPPKGSEPPPPPALPPKGSEPPPPPRPPPQGARSPLPPPALPPKGSEPPPPPALPPKGSEPPPPPALPPKGSEPPPPPALPPKGSEPPPPPALPPKGSEPPPPPALPPKGSEPPPPPALPPKGSEPPPPPALPPKGSEPPPPPALPPKGSEPPPPPALPPKGSEPPPPPALPPKGSEPPPPPALPPKGSEPPPPPALPPKGSEPPPPPALPPKGSEPPPPQGLGAPSPPRGSEPPPPQGLGAPSPPSPETYFPAGQCGRAVSMVTKACPFLSRRHFSPLTVRVTVRPVSMRLRIGTLQLRTDHFLPRIEFWGIRCPLMA